From a region of the Candidatus Woesearchaeota archaeon genome:
- a CDS encoding PH domain-containing protein yields the protein MVYKHTYYTITNKRVLLQKGLIGRDFEMVDFDQITNAEVNVGFLDILFGRKSGNILISTAGSFTYTRSGAVQKPYTISHIENPYEVFKFFKKVSHAVKTDIQYPNKYRPKTNPGYESDYNPNK from the coding sequence TTGGTTTACAAACATACCTATTATACAATTACAAACAAAAGAGTTCTTCTTCAAAAAGGGTTGATTGGCAGAGATTTTGAAATGGTTGATTTTGACCAGATAACAAATGCTGAAGTGAATGTTGGATTTTTGGATATCCTTTTTGGTAGGAAATCCGGTAACATACTTATTTCAACCGCTGGTAGTTTTACTTATACAAGAAGTGGGGCAGTACAAAAACCCTACACTATTAGCCATATTGAGAATCCTTATGAGGTGTTCAAATTTTTCAAAAAAGTTTCACACGCGGTCAAAACTGATATTCAATATCCAAACAAATATAGACCAAAAACAAATCCAGGATACGAATCAGATTATAACCCTAACAAATAG
- a CDS encoding hypoxanthine phosphoribosyltransferase yields MKREESFPIDYQTRELIPVRSLEIKGKYKDELEGILISGGEIKSRLKALRNEISDYYTQFLKNGEKDLEVVGFPLLGGAMYFYTALVSGEFDKIWFPQILGKTSSYESTESTGKLSIRGYNQQELERLKDKRILLVDDIIDTGRTLSEIVEMLKTFNPLEIKICCLLDKPSRRIKPIESQFTGFIIPDKFVVGYGLDFNSRYRDLGHIAILKPNMYK; encoded by the coding sequence ATGAAAAGAGAAGAAAGCTTCCCAATAGATTATCAAACTAGAGAATTAATCCCAGTTAGATCTTTAGAAATAAAAGGTAAATATAAAGACGAATTAGAAGGTATCCTAATTTCTGGCGGCGAAATTAAAAGCCGGTTAAAAGCGCTAAGAAATGAAATCTCTGACTATTACACACAATTTCTAAAAAATGGTGAAAAAGACCTTGAAGTTGTAGGTTTCCCATTGCTAGGCGGAGCAATGTATTTTTATACTGCCCTGGTATCTGGAGAATTTGATAAAATTTGGTTTCCCCAAATTTTAGGCAAAACTTCAAGCTATGAAAGCACAGAATCAACAGGCAAATTATCAATAAGAGGGTACAACCAGCAGGAATTAGAACGGTTAAAAGACAAGAGAATTTTACTTGTTGATGATATTATAGATACAGGCCGCACATTATCAGAAATAGTTGAAATGTTAAAAACGTTTAATCCGCTTGAAATCAAGATTTGCTGTTTGCTCGACAAACCTTCAAGAAGGATTAAACCAATAGAATCTCAATTCACGGGGTTCATAATACCGGATAAGTTTGTTGTTGGTTATGGCCTTGATTTTAATTCAAGATACAGGGACTTAGGACATATTGCAATATTAAAACCTAATATGTATAAATGA
- a CDS encoding 30S ribosomal protein S17e translates to MGRIKNKLIKRTAKELLQKYGVNFKKTFEENKQIIPKYAKINSKKLRNVIVGYITHLKKTREDY, encoded by the coding sequence ATGGGAAGAATAAAAAATAAATTAATTAAAAGAACTGCAAAAGAATTATTACAGAAGTATGGAGTAAATTTTAAGAAAACTTTTGAAGAAAATAAACAAATTATTCCTAAATATGCTAAGATTAATTCAAAAAAATTAAGAAATGTCATTGTAGGGTATATTACTCATTTAAAGAAGACAAGAGAAGATTATTAA
- the pheT gene encoding phenylalanine--tRNA ligase subunit beta — protein MPTIKFSLQDLNSLVGKELTISELDELVEYGKGELKDYDKDSDEVHVNYDDTNLPYLWSVEGLARLIKGIIGKEKGLPILEIKKSGMKIGVNNSVKQVRPYIGAIAVKGKGISDYLLKQIIQLQEKFCESYGRKRQKVAIGIYSLEKIKFPLFYKTTGPEDMEFEPLNFNRKMTPGEILEMHPAGQKYSPLLKDFKEYPILVDNEHEILSFPPIINSNYSGKVEVGDSNLFIEATGTDFNSVNLAINIMAQAFYDRGFEIYETSIEYTDRTVKCPYKFNEKFKIKPDDVKHLLGLELKENELQKLLEKARYGYHNGTVTAPIYRQDLLHMVDIIEDIGITYGYKNIPVQKLKSNTIGETSPLINFCDSAREILIGFGYQEVLNAMLSNKNTLFTKMNIEPFSLLEIKEYMSESFSVVRNWLSPILLETLSKNKHNEYPQKIFEHGLVSINDKTEAKDYEKIAVITAHNNADFTESKQIFDSLMKNLGAENYEMHEIEHSSFIEGRIAKISYKGKNIGHIGEFSPQVLSNWELLTPAAGFELNLTDLFSLLQ, from the coding sequence ATGCCAACAATAAAATTTTCATTGCAGGACTTGAACAGCTTAGTCGGAAAAGAGCTCACAATCTCCGAGCTGGATGAATTAGTAGAATATGGAAAAGGCGAATTAAAAGATTATGATAAAGATTCAGATGAAGTGCATGTAAACTATGATGACACAAACCTCCCATACCTGTGGTCAGTTGAAGGATTAGCTAGACTTATAAAGGGAATTATAGGAAAAGAAAAAGGTTTACCAATACTCGAAATTAAAAAATCAGGCATGAAAATTGGAGTAAATAATTCAGTTAAGCAGGTTAGACCTTACATTGGGGCAATTGCTGTTAAAGGAAAAGGTATTTCGGATTATTTACTTAAACAAATTATCCAATTGCAGGAAAAATTTTGTGAATCATATGGAAGAAAAAGGCAAAAAGTTGCAATAGGCATATATTCGCTTGAGAAAATTAAATTCCCCCTATTTTATAAGACTACTGGCCCTGAAGACATGGAATTTGAACCATTAAATTTTAATAGAAAAATGACCCCGGGTGAGATCCTCGAAATGCACCCTGCAGGCCAAAAATATTCACCCTTATTAAAAGATTTTAAAGAATACCCGATATTAGTTGATAATGAACATGAAATATTAAGTTTCCCTCCAATTATTAATTCAAACTATTCTGGAAAAGTTGAGGTAGGTGATTCTAATCTGTTCATAGAAGCAACCGGTACAGATTTTAATTCAGTAAATCTCGCGATAAACATTATGGCCCAAGCATTTTATGATAGAGGTTTTGAAATTTATGAAACAAGCATCGAATATACTGATAGGACTGTAAAATGCCCATACAAATTCAATGAAAAATTTAAAATTAAACCTGATGATGTTAAACATTTATTAGGTTTGGAATTAAAAGAAAACGAACTGCAAAAATTACTTGAAAAAGCAAGATATGGTTATCACAATGGAACTGTAACCGCCCCAATTTATAGGCAAGATTTATTGCACATGGTAGACATTATTGAAGACATCGGAATTACCTACGGTTATAAGAATATTCCTGTGCAAAAACTTAAAAGTAACACGATAGGGGAAACTTCCCCACTGATAAATTTTTGCGACAGCGCCAGGGAAATACTCATTGGTTTCGGATATCAAGAGGTCCTAAATGCAATGCTATCAAATAAAAATACATTATTTACTAAAATGAACATTGAACCTTTTTCACTGTTAGAGATAAAAGAGTATATGTCTGAATCATTTTCAGTGGTAAGAAACTGGTTATCCCCTATATTGCTTGAAACTTTATCAAAAAACAAGCATAACGAATACCCACAAAAAATATTCGAACACGGGCTGGTCAGCATCAATGATAAAACCGAAGCAAAAGATTATGAAAAAATTGCAGTAATTACTGCGCATAATAACGCCGATTTTACAGAAAGTAAACAAATCTTTGACAGCCTAATGAAAAACCTTGGCGCAGAAAACTATGAAATGCATGAAATTGAACACAGTTCATTTATTGAAGGGAGAATTGCAAAAATCTCGTATAAAGGCAAAAACATTGGACACATAGGGGAATTCTCCCCGCAAGTTCTTAGTAATTGGGAACTTCTTACTCCTGCTGCCGGTTTCGAGCTAAACTTAACTGACCTATTTTCTTTATTACAATAA
- a CDS encoding endonuclease/exonuclease/phosphatase family protein, with protein MKVTIMTYNVERGFHTRDHNIEKKRLMAAQQAVQKVNPDILAITEACYGAENSQGILMDYQKLFDFPYGKYGGYPTFGPRKGDEGGNCILSKYPLDAENVKLLFKGAIRARIGLEGIVLTIDVVHPSYSVDDYEKIKTLNPLISNRPSHYILTGDFNTVHPDDKYNWDLLTEELTSFNPKKANQVIANWKQAGFISWLQKIGLDDSFPKSRRESTVPTNYAYGETRTGVRMDFFFHSQDIEAIDSYVLKDSNTEIASDHYPIVGIFKTK; from the coding sequence ATGAAAGTTACTATTATGACCTATAATGTTGAAAGAGGATTTCATACCAGAGATCATAATATTGAGAAAAAAAGATTAATGGCTGCTCAACAAGCCGTTCAAAAAGTGAATCCAGACATTCTTGCAATTACCGAAGCTTGTTATGGTGCAGAAAACTCACAAGGTATCTTAATGGATTATCAAAAATTATTTGATTTTCCTTACGGTAAATATGGAGGGTATCCTACTTTTGGACCTAGAAAAGGAGATGAAGGAGGAAATTGCATTTTGTCAAAATATCCCCTGGATGCAGAAAACGTAAAACTTTTGTTTAAAGGTGCAATTCGTGCCAGAATTGGGCTTGAAGGTATTGTTTTGACAATTGATGTTGTGCATCCATCTTACTCTGTTGATGATTATGAAAAAATAAAAACTCTGAATCCTTTAATTTCAAATAGGCCATCTCATTACATTCTTACAGGAGATTTTAACACAGTCCATCCGGATGATAAATATAATTGGGATTTGTTAACTGAAGAATTAACGAGTTTTAATCCGAAAAAGGCAAATCAAGTTATTGCAAATTGGAAACAAGCTGGTTTTATCTCCTGGCTGCAAAAAATAGGTTTAGATGATTCATTTCCAAAAAGCAGAAGAGAATCCACTGTACCAACAAATTATGCTTACGGCGAAACCAGAACGGGGGTGAGGATGGATTTCTTTTTTCATTCTCAAGATATTGAAGCAATCGATTCTTATGTTCTAAAAGACAGCAATACTGAAATCGCTTCAGATCATTATCCTATTGTTGGCATATTTAAAACAAAATAA
- a CDS encoding phenylalanine--tRNA ligase subunit alpha, with the protein MDDIRKLAESLHPLERKIFPLLKICNRLSELVKKSELPEAGAMRALQWLQNKGLIIMHEDLKKRIELDKNGKEYALKGLPEQQLLETLQKAGKEVEMHKLQEYTGLSSQEIQIAIGTLKKQSLINLNKQGKDKILLSATTTEPKIFPEHKFLNFIGVEGKENQEIIKHEDRVLMHALSQRKEIIKINLIKDRVVELTQLGHELQYIKLTDNFLDKLTPNMLKTDEWKNKKFRRYDISLNVPKIYPGKRQHYRRFLDNVRQKFLAMGFTEMFGPIVESDFWDMDALFMPQFHSARDIHEAYYIKEPAIQQIDTQLIKNVKSAHEDGFNTSSKGWQYKFDAERTKRTLLRTQGTAASARMLASKDFKVPGKYFAIAKCFRYDVIDATHLPDFYQTEGIVADEGLNFQSLKGLLKMFAEEFAQTEQIKIKPAYFPFTEPSAELFAKHPEMGWIELGGSGIFRPEVIRPLGIDVPVIAWGIGIDRVGMFNMKIDDIRELYTQDLNLLRNKKCQQ; encoded by the coding sequence ATGGATGATATAAGAAAATTAGCAGAATCTTTGCACCCATTAGAAAGAAAAATATTTCCGTTGCTAAAAATATGTAACCGACTTTCCGAATTAGTAAAAAAATCAGAATTACCGGAAGCTGGCGCTATGAGAGCATTACAATGGCTCCAAAACAAAGGATTAATTATAATGCATGAAGACCTTAAAAAACGCATAGAACTTGATAAAAACGGAAAAGAATACGCCCTAAAAGGATTGCCTGAACAACAACTGCTTGAAACATTGCAAAAAGCAGGCAAAGAAGTTGAAATGCATAAACTCCAAGAATATACAGGTCTATCATCTCAAGAAATCCAAATTGCAATTGGCACATTAAAAAAACAAAGCCTGATAAATTTAAACAAACAAGGCAAAGATAAGATTTTACTAAGCGCAACAACAACAGAACCAAAAATATTTCCGGAACACAAATTCTTAAATTTTATTGGAGTTGAAGGAAAAGAAAATCAAGAAATTATTAAACACGAAGACAGAGTCTTAATGCATGCTTTATCTCAAAGAAAAGAAATTATTAAAATTAATCTTATCAAAGATAGAGTTGTTGAACTTACGCAGTTAGGTCATGAACTGCAATATATAAAATTAACAGATAATTTTCTTGATAAGCTTACACCAAATATGCTAAAAACTGATGAATGGAAAAATAAAAAATTCAGAAGATATGACATATCATTGAATGTACCTAAAATTTATCCTGGAAAAAGACAACATTACCGCAGATTCCTTGATAATGTAAGACAAAAATTCCTTGCAATGGGCTTCACTGAAATGTTTGGGCCTATTGTGGAATCAGATTTTTGGGATATGGACGCCCTCTTTATGCCGCAATTTCATAGCGCCAGAGATATTCACGAAGCTTACTATATAAAAGAACCGGCAATACAACAGATTGACACGCAACTCATTAAAAATGTTAAATCTGCGCATGAAGACGGTTTCAATACAAGCTCAAAAGGTTGGCAGTACAAATTTGATGCAGAAAGAACAAAAAGAACACTGTTAAGAACACAAGGTACGGCAGCATCTGCAAGAATGCTGGCTTCAAAAGATTTCAAAGTTCCGGGTAAATATTTTGCAATTGCAAAATGTTTCAGGTACGATGTAATTGATGCTACCCATTTACCTGATTTTTACCAAACAGAAGGGATTGTAGCTGATGAAGGCTTAAATTTCCAAAGTTTGAAAGGATTATTAAAAATGTTTGCTGAAGAATTTGCGCAAACTGAACAAATTAAAATTAAACCTGCATACTTTCCATTTACTGAACCCAGCGCAGAGTTATTTGCAAAACACCCCGAAATGGGATGGATTGAATTAGGGGGTTCAGGAATCTTTAGACCTGAAGTAATACGCCCATTAGGCATAGATGTACCTGTAATTGCGTGGGGTATTGGTATTGACAGAGTGGGAATGTTCAACATGAAAATTGACGATATCAGAGAATTATATACACAAGATTTAAATCTGCTGAGGAACAAAAAATGCCAACAATAA
- a CDS encoding archease: MKYKYIEGEITSDVMFEAYGKTPQEVFENAAEAMFETICIKIKVKPKRSVKVHVEGKNLKDLFYNWLQELIGLIDIEEMFFSKFNITKISETSLDAEIYGEDITPNKGETVVKAVTYFGFDLRKEKGKYIGTATLDI; this comes from the coding sequence ATGAAATACAAATATATAGAAGGAGAAATAACTTCTGATGTCATGTTTGAAGCTTATGGAAAAACACCTCAAGAGGTATTTGAAAATGCCGCTGAAGCAATGTTTGAGACTATTTGTATTAAAATTAAAGTAAAACCGAAGAGATCTGTTAAAGTTCATGTTGAAGGTAAAAATTTAAAAGATTTATTTTATAATTGGTTGCAGGAATTAATTGGTCTGATTGATATTGAAGAAATGTTTTTTTCCAAGTTTAATATTACTAAAATTTCTGAAACTTCACTAGACGCAGAAATTTATGGTGAAGATATAACTCCCAATAAAGGAGAAACGGTTGTTAAGGCTGTTACATACTTCGGGTTTGATTTAAGGAAGGAGAAAGGTAAGTATATTGGAACTGCTACACTGGATATTTAG
- a CDS encoding NFYB/HAP3 family transcription factor subunit has product MAIIPAAASERILKKAGARRVSDEAKKAFSEVLEQLAEEISKKAVDIANNCGRKTINGTDIKMVKV; this is encoded by the coding sequence ATGGCAATCATACCGGCAGCTGCATCAGAGCGTATTCTTAAAAAAGCAGGAGCTAGAAGAGTGTCTGATGAAGCAAAAAAGGCATTTTCTGAAGTACTTGAACAGTTAGCAGAAGAAATCTCAAAAAAAGCAGTTGACATTGCAAATAATTGTGGAAGGAAGACAATTAATGGTACAGATATTAAGATGGTGAAAGTTTAG
- a CDS encoding nucleotidyltransferase domain-containing protein, which yields MKFALKEVDNPNVHRYSSEELQIAYNFSKKAYTEFGNFIKSLIIFGSAARKEVMPGGDIDILIIIDDISLELSPELVETYRIIMEQLIAETSERLHVTTLKITSFWDYIRNSDPIGINILRDGYALLDSGFFDPLQALLIRGRIRPTPESVWTYFSRAPRTLQNSKWHILQGVMDLYWAVIDAAHAALMSLGEVPPSPKHVDDMMIEKMVKPKLISKEYATTMNKFYILAKKISNREIIKLSGKQYDDFYKEANQFVKTMQNFIETNKKI from the coding sequence ATGAAGTTTGCATTAAAAGAAGTAGATAACCCAAATGTCCATAGATATAGTTCTGAAGAGCTTCAAATTGCTTATAATTTTTCGAAAAAAGCTTACACGGAGTTTGGTAATTTTATTAAATCTTTGATAATTTTTGGAAGCGCAGCAAGAAAGGAAGTTATGCCGGGAGGAGATATTGATATTTTGATCATAATAGATGACATCTCTTTAGAGTTGAGTCCCGAACTTGTTGAAACATATAGAATAATTATGGAACAATTGATCGCTGAAACTTCTGAAAGACTTCATGTAACCACTTTAAAAATAACTTCTTTTTGGGATTATATTCGAAATTCTGATCCGATAGGGATAAATATTTTAAGGGATGGATATGCTTTATTGGATTCGGGCTTTTTTGATCCATTGCAAGCATTACTAATTAGAGGAAGGATTAGACCTACGCCTGAAAGTGTGTGGACATATTTCTCAAGAGCGCCAAGAACTTTACAAAATTCAAAATGGCATATATTGCAGGGTGTAATGGACCTGTATTGGGCAGTGATTGATGCAGCCCATGCAGCTTTAATGTCCCTTGGAGAAGTACCCCCTAGCCCCAAGCATGTTGATGACATGATGATCGAAAAAATGGTAAAACCAAAATTAATCTCTAAAGAATATGCTACAACGATGAATAAGTTTTATATTCTTGCTAAAAAAATATCCAATAGAGAAATTATTAAATTATCAGGTAAACAGTATGATGATTTTTATAAAGAAGCTAATCAATTTGTTAAAACAATGCAGAACTTTATTGAAACAAATAAAAAAATTTAA